The segment GTTAGGCAACCAACTTCCTACTATGCTTCTTGTAACCTTCTGCTTCCCTGACGCATAACTCACTCCCCCACTCACCTCAATCCCTCCGAAGTTCCATCCTCCATACACCCCTCCCATCACCAGTTTCACTTCCCCCTCCCACGTGCGCCCAGCTTCAATCCCCCCTGCCCATACCCCACCATCACACCTACCTTCCCTCCCCCAAACCCATATTCAACACCCCCCACCAAGCCTCTCACATCTCCACGGATCCTCTCCCCATTCCCATCCCCCTTCACATCCTCCTGCCCCTGCAGCACATTCCCCCATACCCCAACCCCTTCCAAGTTCCCATCAATCCGCCCCATCCCTAACGCACGGAAGTTCCGCGTCACCCCACTACGCACTTCCCCCATCGCTGCCCAGGCTTCCCCACTTAAACTGTCCAGTGCCGCTCGGTAGGCATCATCATTCGCCCCTAATCTCTCAAACGCCTCCGCTACCGTCTCCATATCACTCCCCGCCCCACTCCCAGCCATCCCCGGAATAACCCATCCCCCGCTTGCCGCTGGTTATACGTATTCCCTATCGTTGCATAATTGATCTTCTCCACCTGCACCTGCACCACCCTTGGGACAGTATAATTCACTTTGAACTTCGTAAACTTCGTTCCAGCAGGTAATGTTGTCAAACCAAACTGCCCATTCACCGCCACTCCCGCCGTGATCACATCATAACTCGCGCCATTCCTGTACAATCCGGGCGCAACCGCCACTGTCAATGTGCCATTGCCACCCAAATTCACACTCCCCCCTACCGCAAGCTGCGTCTGTAAGCCCCAGGCCCAACGACACCTCCACAACCGATCCCGCATTCACCGTCACATTCTCCGTAACCGTCAACTTGCCTGTCGTCCCATCCCCCGGATGAAGGGTTCCCCCCGCCGATACGTTCACATTCCCCGTCACCATTCCTTGACCACTTAATGTCCCTCCAGCTACCTCAAACCCCGTAACCACCCCAACATTCTGCCCCGTCGCTATATTCAACTCACCTGCATTCACCAATACCCCTACTCCAAAACTATAATTATTACCCAATACCCACTTGCCAGCACCATCTTTTACCAATAATTCAACACCACTCACGGTATTATTGAAGGTTTGACTTTCCCCTGCCATACCCCCATCTAAAAACAGACGATCATTCCCAAGACCTCCATCAATCGTCCCCCCTACACTCATACCCATCCCCATATTCAACGTTAATCTGTCGTCTCCTCCTCCCAAAACTATATTGCCCACAATCCTACCGCTGTTGGTTACCGTGTCATTACCTGTACCCGCCGTAAGTAATCCACCGATGGTTGCACCAGCATTGTTCGTCAATACATTAACCCCATCTCCCAGAACTATATTGCCCCCAATGCCACCGCTGTTGGTTACCCTGTCATCACCTGCACCCATGGCTACCCGGCCGTCAATAACCCCATTCGTTCCGTTAGTTAGCGTGTTAACACCATTCCCTAAATCAATTACCACGGGTGACATTGCAATACCAATAACCCCATCATTCGTAACGATATCATCACCACCAAGGGTTGTGATATTTCCCACCATCATCCCTCTTCGCAAATTGTTTACAACGTTAGCGCCTGCCCCCAGTTCCAGTTTGCCTGAAATACTGCCGTCATTGGCAACATTATCAACCCCATCGCCGCCTGTAATATCACCGGTAATGACGCCGCCAGTGAACCCCCTCCGGACATTAGAAATTATATTAAGTCCATTTCCCAAACTCAGGTGACCGGTTATTGAACCCTCATTGATGATGGTTTCATTGCCCAAACCACCCGAAATTGCCCGGGTGGTTCCCGTCAAATCACCTAGGTTGGTAATAGATGTCTGTTGCCCCATGGTCGAAATGACATTGATCCCTGTAGCAGCGTTAATAGTGGCGCCACTTTCATTGATGATAGTGGTGTTATCAACCTTGTCCAGCACTATGCCACCATTACCAGCAGTAATTTTTCCACCGGCACGATTAGTAACTTGTGAGTTATTACTGCCTGACTCAATTCGGATGGCAGTGTTCCCAACGTTTCTAATCACCCCATCATTCTCGATCACTGCCATGCCATTTTGAGCGGCAATAGCAGTAAACATCCCCCCGCTAATAACTCCATTTTTCAAGTTCTTTATTGTTCCACCCTTATCAATCCAAACACCACTAGTACCAGGGACACCATTGATAGCACCATCATTGCTAACTATCCCCCCACCGCCAGTCAAACCAACAGCTACTCCTGCCCCAGCGTTTACTATGGCTCGTGACTGCACGTCCACCGTAATCCCTATGGCAGGATCAATATATGCAGGGCTCACTGCCGTACATGTCACGTACTTTCCAGCTTTCACACAAGCAGCTTGGGCAGATGTACCAGAAAGACCAAGAACCATTAAAGCGGCAACCGAGGTCATGGTAACAAAACGTGTTTTGGGTAATATATGGGAATTCATCCGCAACTCCTGGGTAAGTGATATAAAATTATTTAATAACACCGACACCTATATCACAAATATCTAACTGTTTCAAGTTTTAATATGAATAGACTATCATATATGATACCAGAATAGCCCGTAATTATTGATACCACAATCGTGACCACCGCTCATAAAATCAGCCTTAAGGCGATTGATGCTGGCAATTTTGCCGCCTCACATGTTTGCGGGTTGGCTGTTTACAAAATCTGCCTGACCCTGCATACTTAGCCCGTGAATGAATTCTGATCCTGATAGGTTATAAGAATGTTTAATAAGTCCCATGCCGATCACTTAAAACAGCGCCACCAACAGCTGGCGGAACAAATCCGCCAGGAAATGGCAAGGCCGGTTCCGAATCAAACCCTTTTGTCCGATTTGAAGCGGCAAAAGCTGCAAGCAAAACAGGAATTTGAAAAATTTACCCATAATCATTAAATGATTTGGCAATTGGTAAATTTTTTGCTAGCGGTTAAGGGAATCATCAAGATACATAAACCTTAGAAAGTTTTTGGCATGGCAAGGCTTGGCAAAACGGTGTTGGCGGTTATACCGGCACGAGGCGGCAGCAAGGGAATTCCCAAAAAGAACTTACAGAAAATCGGCGGTATTAGCCTGGTTGGGCGCAGCATTTTGTTTGCTAGGTCACTGTCATGGGTTGACCAAATTGTTTTAAGCACCGACAGCCCGGAAATTGCCGATGAGGGCAAAAAATACGGGCTTGATGTGCCTTTTTTACGCCCGGCGGAACTCGCAACTGACACCGCAACCGGCGCGGACGCCTGGAAAAATGCTTGGCTTACCAGTGAAAAACATTGGGGCAAGCCCTTTGATGTTTCGATCCTGCTGCAACCGACCTCGCCTTTCCGGCAGATCAAGGATGTGGAAAGGACCATTGATACGATGATCCAGGGCGGCCATGCGGCGGCCACCTCCATCAGCCGGGTGCCCGGGCATTACACCCCACAAAAAATCTTTACCCTTGACCAATCCAAAGTCTTACATTTTTATGCAACTGACGGCGTGCGCCATTCCAACCGGCAATCCATTCCTGCCTATTATACCCGGAACGGCCTGTATTACAGTGTGCGGCGGGATACCCTGATTGGTAAAGGCCAGATTGTTGAGGAAAATTGTGCCGGTATTTTAATTGACGATCATGTGGTGAATATTGATGAACCCATTGACCTGGAATGGGCCGAATTTATCTTCCAGCGTCAACAGAAAAAAGGTTGATTTGATCATGAACACCTGGCTACATAACCCCGCAAGCAAAAACTGCACGATTATTGCCGAAGTTGCCCAATCCCATGATGGCAGCCTAGGGATGGCCCACGCCTTCATTGATGCGGTGGCTAAAACCGGCGCTGATGCGATTAAATTCCAAACCCATATTGCCGCAGCGGAAAGCACACCCAGTGAGCCTTGGCGCAAAAAATTCAGCCTGCAAGATGTGACGCGCTATGATTATTGGAAACGCATGGAATTTAGCGAAAGCCAATGGCAGGGTTTAAAAAACCATGCGGTGGAAAAAGGATTGCTGTTCTTAAGCTCACCCTTTTCCTTGGAAGCCGTGGAACTGCTTAAAAAAGTGGGGATGACCGCTTGGAAAATCGCCTCGGGTGAAATCAGCAATTCGCAGATGCTGCAAATGATTGCGGCAACCAAACAACCCGTGATGATTTCAACCGGCATGAGTGATTTAAATGAGGTTGACCGCACGGTGGCTTTATTAAAACCAAGCGGCGTACCCCTGGCCTTGATGCAATGCGCCACCATCTATCCCTGCCCACCCGAAGCGGTTGGCTTAAATGTCATTGATATGTATAAAAAACGCTATCAAACCGCAGTTGGCCTAAGCGACCATTCCGCAACTATTTATGCGGGGCTTGCTGCCGCCAGCATGGGCATCCAGGTGCTAGAGGTGCATGTGACCTTAAGCCCCGACATGTTTGGCCCTGATGTGATTGCGTCCCTAACAACCACCGAGTTAAAACAATTGGTTGACGGGGTGCGTTTTATTGAAAAAATGTTAGCCAATCCCGTTAATAAACAGGTTCTTGGCGAACATGCGGCCCCCCTGCGGAAAATTTTTATGAAAAGTGTGGTGGCCAAACATGATCTTTTAAAGGGGCATATTTTATCCCCAGATGATATGGCCCTTAAAAAACCGGGTGGTGGACTTACGGCGGATGATTACCCCCAATTGATCGGTAAGCGCTTACGAAAATCCATTGCCAAAGACGAAATGATTTTAAAGGAAAATACCGAATAAATGCCCCGTACCGTCTGTGTTGTCATTACCGCAAGGCCCAGTTATTCAAGGATTAAATCGGCCCTGCAAGCCATTCAAAAACACCCTGGATTGAAATTGCAATTGGTGGTTGCCGCCTCCGCCTTGCTGGATCTTTACGGCAATGCCGTGAAGGTGATTGAACAGGAAGGCTTTAAGGTTGACCGCCATGTCTATATGATTTTGGAAGGCGAGAATTTGGTGACATCCGCCAAATCAACCGGCTTCGGCTTGGCCGAACTTGCAACCGTCTTTGATAATTTGCGCCCCGATATGGTGGTGACCATCGCCGACCGTTTTGAAACCATGGCTACCGCTGTGGCTGCCTCCTATATGAACATCCCCTTGGTGCATATCCAGGGGGGTGAAGTGACAGGTTCCATTGACGAAAAAGTGCGCCATGCCATCACCAAGCTGGCAGATGTGCATTTGGTATGTACCCCCTTATCGCGGGAGCGGGTGATCCGCATGGGGGAGCGGGCCGAATCCGTCTATGTCACCGGTTGCCCCTCCATCGATATTGCCAAGGAAGCCCTGGGGCAAAAGCCGTTGGATGAGGATATTTTCGCCCGATATGGCGGGGTTGGGCCGAAATTTGACCTGTCCAAGGGCTATTTGGTGGTGATGCAACATCCGGTCACCACCGAATATAAGGAATCCCGCACCCATATTCATGAAACCTTGAAGGCAATCGCCCAATTGAATATGCCAACCCTTTGGTTTTGGCCGAACGTGGACGCCGGGTCGGATGGCACATCAAAGGGGATCAGGGCTTTTCGGGAAACAGGCCAATTAAAGCAAGTGCATTTTTTCAAAAATTTGCCGCCGGTTGAATTTTTAAGGCTGCTGTGCGGCAGCCATTGCATCATCGGCAACTCCAGCGTTGCCATCCGCGAATGCAGTTATTTGGGGGTGCCAGCCGTCAATATCGGCACCCGCCAGTTTGGGCGTGAGCGAGGGAAAAACGTGATTGACGTCGATTACAACCATCAAGACATTATGAAAGCCGTCCGCCAACATATCAGCCAACCCAGACCAGCGCGTGATTTATTATATGGCGATGGCTTGGCCGGTAAACGGATTGCCGATTGTTTGGCAACCGCCCCTTTAAGCGTTGAAAAACATTTAACTTATTAATATCATAGGGCCTAAGCTGGGGATGGGGCAATCCCCTATCCCCTGCTCATTTATATGAATAGGGCTATGGATTTTGCAGCCCTTGCCCGCGAAAGCCAGGCTTGCATTTTGCCAAAAAATTGCCTATAGCTTGGCTAACGAATAATCAGTTGCGTTTATTGGGGGATCGTCTAGTGGTAGGACTACGGACTCTGACTCCGTCAACCTTGGTTCGAATCCAAGTCCCCCAGCCAATTTTGATACAAGCAACCCGCATCCATTTAAAAAAAGTGAGCCTTTCATGAGCAACCAACAACCCGATACATCGAACAAAAACACCGTAAACCTAACTAGGCGCTTGGTCTCCGAAGGGCTTGGCACGGCTTTGCTGGCCGCCGCCGTGGTGGGATCGGGAATGATGGGCGAGCGCTTTGCCGGTGACAGCGTCTATTTAATGTTATTTGCCCACACCATCGGATCAGCGGCCGGGTTACTTGCTTTAATTCTAGCTTTTGGCCACATTTCCGGGGCGCATTTGAACCCTGCGGTTACTTTATCGATGGCATTGCAGCGTAACATGCGCTGGGGTGATGCAGCGGCCTATATGGTGGCGCAGGGGATTGGTGCCTTTGTGGGCGTTGCAGCCACGCAACTGATGTTCGTCGAACCCCTATTTCTGGCGTCCGACCATATAAGAACCGGTTTCCCGCAGTGGTTCAGCGAATTCATCGCGGCTTTTGGCTTGATCGCTGTTATCATTGGCTGTTCACGCGGTCGCCCCTCAGCCACACCCTTTGCCGCCGCCTCTTACCTGGCAGCAGCCTATTGGTTTACGGCATCCATGTGTTTTGTTAACCCGGCAATCACCTTGGCCCGCGCCGCAACCCATAGTTTCACCGGAATCAGTTTCGAAAGCGTGCCAGCCTTCCTTGCAGCACAATTTCTGGGGGCGATTGTTGCAACTGTCATCTTTAGCTGGCTGCATCGACGCCCTGTGTAAGCATTAACGGGTATTTTTTCTAAAGTTGGTCGTTTGCCAACCTTTCGCAACTGGATTGAATTTTTTTTAGGCCGCCATGCTCTTGATTTTGCGTTGCCCTTGGACTTGCGCCACCACTTTCCTGATCAGAGTTTTGACAAGTGGCTGGCCGGTGTAAATGGCCTGATTTTTTCAACTTGGCTTTTAATGGAACGTTTAGCTTCCCGCGTTTCATAGCTATTTTGCAGGCGCAGCCAAAAACCTTCGGATAAACCAAAATACTTGCACAGGCGCAAATCCGTATCAGCCGTGATGCGGCGCATGCCATGGACGATTGCATTAATACGGTTGGGCGGCACGCTAATGGCTTTTGCCAAAGCGTTTTGGCTTAAATGAAGCTCATCCAGAAATTCAATTTTGAGAATTTCCCCAGCATGAGGATTATGCAATAATTTCTCAGTCATAATTTTAGTTTTCCTCTCACATCTTTTCTTTAGTGATAATCGACTATTTCCACATCGTAAGCGTCGCTTTTTTCAAATATAAAGCAAATACGCCATTGGTTATTGATGCGGATACTCATTTGCCCTTTTCGATCGCCTTTTAACACTTCCAGATGGTTACTGCGTGGCACCTGCAAATCTTGCACGCTGTTTGCGGCATCAATCAAACTAAGCTTTATTAAAGCGCGATCCTGAATATCCACAGGAAACCGGCGCGATTGCACCCCTTGCCATATTTTTTCCGTTTCCTTGCATGCAAACGAAACAATCATCTGATACTTCCCTCAATATAGCATTGTATGCATGACGTAACAAGTAATATTTATTATTTTCCTAAAATAATGGCTTCAACTTGCTTTTTGGCTTTTTGCCATCACCATTGCCAGTGCGAAATATGTTCAGCTCCAGCGGCTCAACTTGCCTTAGGGCGGCCTCAACGTTCCGCATAAAATGGTATTTCAAAACCATATCCGTTATAACATTACCTAAGCGCGATATCATAGATAATATCCCGTTGTTTGATAAGCTATATATCCCCCATTGTTGGCCATAATCCAATTATTGCCTTTTCGAAGTTGGGAAATCAGTTGCTAACTCGATTATTTCATTATAATAGTGGGTTCAAATTATATTAACCAGCGCCAATGGTTTATTTTCAGAATGGGCAACATAAGCGTTTGCTGGAATTGACCAGACTTTATAATACAAAACTTTATGATCATGAAACAAGATTGAAAGACATCCTTATCTCTGTATGACCAATAGGGATAGTCACCTATAGGAAGAAATTTAGGCTGATGGAATGAACCTGTCGTTGCAAAAAACCTTTCATATTTTCTTATGGA is part of the Rhodospirillaceae bacterium genome and harbors:
- a CDS encoding autotransporter domain-containing protein, whose protein sequence is METVAEAFERLGANDDAYRAALDSLSGEAWAAMGEVRSGVTRNFRALGMGRIDGNLEGVGVWGNVLQGQEDVKGDGNGERIRGDVRGLVGGVEYGFGGGKVGVMVGYGQGGLKLGARGRGK
- a CDS encoding DUF465 domain-containing protein yields the protein MFNKSHADHLKQRHQQLAEQIRQEMARPVPNQTLLSDLKRQKLQAKQEFEKFTHNH
- a CDS encoding acylneuraminate cytidylyltransferase family protein codes for the protein MARLGKTVLAVIPARGGSKGIPKKNLQKIGGISLVGRSILFARSLSWVDQIVLSTDSPEIADEGKKYGLDVPFLRPAELATDTATGADAWKNAWLTSEKHWGKPFDVSILLQPTSPFRQIKDVERTIDTMIQGGHAAATSISRVPGHYTPQKIFTLDQSKVLHFYATDGVRHSNRQSIPAYYTRNGLYYSVRRDTLIGKGQIVEENCAGILIDDHVVNIDEPIDLEWAEFIFQRQQKKG
- a CDS encoding N-acetylneuraminate synthase family protein codes for the protein MNTWLHNPASKNCTIIAEVAQSHDGSLGMAHAFIDAVAKTGADAIKFQTHIAAAESTPSEPWRKKFSLQDVTRYDYWKRMEFSESQWQGLKNHAVEKGLLFLSSPFSLEAVELLKKVGMTAWKIASGEISNSQMLQMIAATKQPVMISTGMSDLNEVDRTVALLKPSGVPLALMQCATIYPCPPEAVGLNVIDMYKKRYQTAVGLSDHSATIYAGLAAASMGIQVLEVHVTLSPDMFGPDVIASLTTTELKQLVDGVRFIEKMLANPVNKQVLGEHAAPLRKIFMKSVVAKHDLLKGHILSPDDMALKKPGGGLTADDYPQLIGKRLRKSIAKDEMILKENTE
- the neuC gene encoding UDP-N-acetylglucosamine 2-epimerase (hydrolyzing), with translation MPRTVCVVITARPSYSRIKSALQAIQKHPGLKLQLVVAASALLDLYGNAVKVIEQEGFKVDRHVYMILEGENLVTSAKSTGFGLAELATVFDNLRPDMVVTIADRFETMATAVAASYMNIPLVHIQGGEVTGSIDEKVRHAITKLADVHLVCTPLSRERVIRMGERAESVYVTGCPSIDIAKEALGQKPLDEDIFARYGGVGPKFDLSKGYLVVMQHPVTTEYKESRTHIHETLKAIAQLNMPTLWFWPNVDAGSDGTSKGIRAFRETGQLKQVHFFKNLPPVEFLRLLCGSHCIIGNSSVAIRECSYLGVPAVNIGTRQFGRERGKNVIDVDYNHQDIMKAVRQHISQPRPARDLLYGDGLAGKRIADCLATAPLSVEKHLTY
- a CDS encoding aquaporin family protein, whose product is MSNQQPDTSNKNTVNLTRRLVSEGLGTALLAAAVVGSGMMGERFAGDSVYLMLFAHTIGSAAGLLALILAFGHISGAHLNPAVTLSMALQRNMRWGDAAAYMVAQGIGAFVGVAATQLMFVEPLFLASDHIRTGFPQWFSEFIAAFGLIAVIIGCSRGRPSATPFAAASYLAAAYWFTASMCFVNPAITLARAATHSFTGISFESVPAFLAAQFLGAIVATVIFSWLHRRPV
- a CDS encoding HigA family addiction module antidote protein, whose amino-acid sequence is MTEKLLHNPHAGEILKIEFLDELHLSQNALAKAISVPPNRINAIVHGMRRITADTDLRLCKYFGLSEGFWLRLQNSYETREAKRSIKSQVEKIRPFTPASHLSKL
- a CDS encoding type II toxin-antitoxin system RelE/ParE family toxin: MIVSFACKETEKIWQGVQSRRFPVDIQDRALIKLSLIDAANSVQDLQVPRSNHLEVLKGDRKGQMSIRINNQWRICFIFEKSDAYDVEIVDYH